The DNA region GACATGTATCGCCATGGCGGCTTTCGACTCAGACCGCTTAAAGGGTCGCCTTACATTGCGGTTCGCGGCCAATGGTGAGGAGTTTTTAGGTATAGCCATGGACCACCCTTTGTACACAAAGGGTGGCGAAGTAGTCATAGCCGACGAGGAGAGGTTAATCTCCATATACCCATACAGGGATGGAGAGTACTCGAAGGTAACTACCAAGACTAGGAATGTGCTCGTGATCGTCTGCGGGGTTCCCGGCATAGGCGAAGAGGATCTTCAAGAAGCCGCCGATACGGTAACCCAGTATATAACTCGCTACTGCGGCGTAGTAGGGTCTAACCTTTAACAGTTAATTATAAATGTATTCGTCTTCTCTGTACCTCAAAAATGTCAAGGCAGGTGTTCCTGTGAAGTTTTATGTATACCGTACCAGCACAGGCCGCCTAGGCGGAATGGATTTAAACATTAAAAGCTTGGAGGAATTGACTTCATTCATGGAGTCGATCAGGTGTGATGTAATGATCATCCGCCCGATCCGTGAAGGCGACCTCTGGGAGCTTAGAATATACGACGAGTATGAAGAGGCCCAGGGTGAGGTTGCACAAGCCGTTTAGGGTCTCATAGCTATCAGGTTAGTGGTAGCATCCCAGACTACTACATATTTCATTGGCTGCATGTTTGAGACTTTGAGGTTAGTTCAATCCTCAAGGTGGCGGCGTAACCTACTAGCGAAACCTTTTATTAAATCAACATGGCTTAAAGAGGCTTCACTTGGAGGAGGATCGGAATGGTTGGAGCGCCATTAGCGGCCATAGTCTCAGCGGGTTCATCTAAATTTGGTGCTCTGGAGGGGAGGCTAGGTAGGGAGATCTTCGCGGAGGCAGCTCTAGAGGCTTACGAGAGATGCCCGAATCTAGACCCTAAGAAAGATATTAACGCATTCTTTCTAGGTCAATTCTTAGGAAGCAGCCTCGAACATCAATCCCACAACGCCCCAGTAGCTGCGGGGTGGGCTGGGCTTGCTCAGATAGCCGCTACAAGGGTTGAGGCTGCTTGTGCCTCCTCAGCTGCAGCATTGAGGTGTGGAGTCATCGCAGTGGCATCAGGTCTTTTC from Candidatus Bathyarchaeia archaeon includes:
- a CDS encoding phenylalanine--tRNA ligase beta subunit-related protein, which translates into the protein MSLVTEPRLRNHFPDLEVLSIPINGVVVTSRDEALEEFKRKVEDYVRGHYTLEALKDIRCFRLYRDFFWGIGIDPTKIRPAAEALIRRILGGRHLPTINNLVDSYNLASVKTCIAMAAFDSDRLKGRLTLRFAANGEEFLGIAMDHPLYTKGGEVVIADEERLISIYPYRDGEYSKVTTKTRNVLVIVCGVPGIGEEDLQEAADTVTQYITRYCGVVGSNL